From the genome of Spinacia oleracea cultivar Varoflay chromosome 2, BTI_SOV_V1, whole genome shotgun sequence, one region includes:
- the LOC110783409 gene encoding putative pentatricopeptide repeat-containing protein At3g16710, mitochondrial: MKLRASIFSLLLLPHHHRIHHRRQIPQLSFPLFFSSTAELKPNHPTPHKISLSYPNEFIPQFFSLAKTLFQNPRNFKALSQLDSLLSHSQSFDSVTSVAIIEGLCQLKKLNRAKNLFLHLKDNLKVNPYFAFSLVFDCLVKDGKLDDVEVQWGEISNGYGINLSDYVIYVSKCGDLDEIKKVCDRVLMGSRVLERQSYVALIGVLCRYNEGSMAKLLLHEMYCRGFNIDDVTYIVIFQCLCRNGDLNAADWELRKMITAGFDVDMCIYESFMHGLCKNGKFKEAKKLFDKLMKRDCFTGSSKPEFLKKGRRVVFQLNYNGEFPEIMVYEMYIRSLCVVGKLDDAEVLLKKMMKKSSMAQVCVYGSFINALFRNGREEDALKFFHVECKKGLVCSNQLARYMFFQYCEKDRVDDATKFFNIRTVSSCKDGCGPGRVGSGQNRARINPVADCNCLLGSLWSVGRILEAEKYFELMKNGELAPPNLATYRVMVCGFCNNGDIRKALDIFEEMLINNITIDRFICEAVLTSLCKQGWFVEAYKYLDTMSRNGSAVSYTVWKRVFYSLIDDRDRLFH, from the coding sequence ATGAAATTACGCgcctccattttctctctcctcctcctccccCATCACCACCGCATCCACCACCGCCGACAAATCCCACAACTCTCTTTCCCTCTCTTCTTTTCATCAACCGCTGAGCTCAAACCAAACCACCCAACTCCCCATAAAATCTCCCTATCATACCCAAATGAATTCATCCCTCAATTTTTTTCCCTCGCAAAAACCCTATTTCAAAACCCTAGAAACTTCAAAGCCCTATCCCAATTGGATTCTCTTCTATCCCATTCCCAATCCTTCGATTCTGTTACTTCAGTTGCCATTATTGAGGGTCTCTGCCAATTGAAGAAGCTCAATCGAGCAAAAAACTTGTTCTTGCATTTGAAGGACAATTTGAAGGTGAACCCTTATTTCGCATTTAGTTTAGTGTTTGATTGTTTGGTTAAAGATGGGAAATTAGACGATGTTGAGGTTCAATGGGGTGAAATTAGCAATGGGTATGGAATTAATTTATCTGATTATGTGATTTATGTATCTAAATGTGGCGATTTGGATGAAATTAAGAAGGTTTGTGACAGAGTTTTGATGGGTAGTAGGGTTTTAGAGAGACAAAGTTATGTGGCTTTAATTGGGGTTTTGTGTAGGTATAATGAAGGATCAATGGCGAAATTGTTGCTTCATGAAATGTACTGTAGGGGTTTTAACATTGATGATGTTACCTACATTGTGATATTTCAATGTTTATGTAGAAATGGGGATTTAAATGCAGCTGATTGGGAACTTAGGAAAATGATTACAGCAGGTTTTGATGTTGATATGTGTATATATGAAAGCTTCATGCATGGATTATGTAAAAATGGGAAGTTCAAGGAGGCAAAGAAGTTGTTTGACAAGTTGATGAAGAGAGATTGCTTCACTGGTTCTTCTAAACCCGAGTTCTTGAAAAAAGGGAGAAGGGTGGTTTTTCAGCTGAATTATAACGGCGAATTTCCTGAAATAATGGTATATGAGATGTATATTCGATCTTTATGTGTTGTAGGAAAGCTTGATGATGCAGAAGTGTtgttgaagaagatgatgaaaaaAAGTTCCATGGCACAGGTTTGTGTATACGGATCTTTCATCAACGCGCTGTTTAGGAATGGTAGGGAAGAAGATGCACTAAAGTTCTTCCATGTTGAGTGCAAGAAAGGGCTTGTTTGCTCTAATCAGCTTGCTAGATACATGTTTTTCCAGTATTGTGAGAAGGATAGAGTTGATGATGCTACGAAGTTTTTCAATATAAGAACAGTCTCATCatgtaaagatggttgtgggcctgGTCGGGTTGGGTCGGGCCAAAACAGGGCCCGTATCAACCCTGTTGCTGATTGTAATTGTTTGTTGGGTAGTCTATGGAGTGTTGGGAGGATATTGGAAGCAGAGAAGTATTTTGAGTTGATGAAGAATGGGGAATTGGCACCTCCAAATTTAGCAACATACAGAGTTATGGTTTGCGGATTCTGCAACAATGGTGATATAAGAAAAGCACTTGATATATTTGAAGAAATGTTGATAAATAATATCACTATAGATAGGTTCATATGTGAAGCTGTTCTTACTTCACTCTGCAAACAAGGGTGGTTTGTAGAAGCATATAAATACCTTGATACCATGTCCAGAAATGGGTCTGCGGTTTCTTATACAGTGTGGAAAAGGGTGTTTTACTCGTTGATTGACGATAGAGATCGGCTCTTTCATTAG
- the LOC110783313 gene encoding protein DYAD-like isoform X1 yields MNVISSFKMEIEMGSIFKLDRHSNAKLPAALSSIKAVFVNHKSDVDVTVVFPSIQSIESFFKNLGKNGLMQPNLDEHCVMGLNLAKKLLTQNIPFAEFVAQRGNRSFWVHDVHDDDDDDDDGHHQASNGGLEIKWEKRRRTTTYGRAERQKSMSTVLPCELKGKAPMADEEEEEKEDDEDQGDENEDEKVPEKSRALRKRKCRFKRVGYSEKKKKMQIKTVPEKKKFKDSQHRWTVERYKLAEKNMLKILKEQGSGPGNPILRPDLRSEARKLIGDTGLLDHLLKHMAGKLAPGGKERFRRRHNPEGAMEYWLESADLIEARKQAGVVDPYWVPPPGWKPGDCPNQDPVCAIQLKELKDEIADMKREMQKLGCKGKVTNQALIDDPISLDESIKSLKASQAELMKRKDLIEKFLLEISDTFSGMEEDIGMLQETIAEEKEGEHQLFEEEANKGKTNDAVNKDEILEDKQEQEMITQSQKLRALSLKTSSETTENKENRKQTLKSSSFRICKPQGTFLWPSQMVSSSSSASSSQVLVHLEDLLGYPTPPSVSSSSSCRSPRVPYKPLSPVQVKRPIASRAALTLNFSVANIRGSATIDSICSPTATTVTGCSSVHSFVPDLNEIPHSSYT; encoded by the exons ATGAATGTGATTTCCAGTTTTAAGATGGAGATTGAAATGGGATCTATTTTCAAGCTTGATCGTCACTCTAACGCTAAACTTCCAGCTGCATTGAGCTCAATCAAAGCTGTTTTC GTGAATCATAAGAGTGATGTTGATGTAACAGTAGTATTTCCGAGTATTCAATCTATTGAAAGTTTCTTCAAAAATCTGGGAAAAAACGGGTTAATGCAGCCAAATTTGGATGAACATTGTGTAATGGGTTTGAATTTGGCTAAGAAATTACTCACCCAGAATATTCCATTTGCTGAATTTGTTGCTCAAAGAGGAAATCGAAGTTTCTGGGTTCATGACGttcatgatgatgatgatgatgacgatgatggcCATCACCAAGCGTCGAATGGTGGGTTGGAAATCAAATGGGAAAAGCGTCGTAGAACTACAACTTACGGAAGAGCAGAGCGTCAAAAATCGATGTCGACCGTACTGCCATGTGAGCTCAAAGGAAAAGCTCCAATGGCggatgaggaagaagaagaaaaagaagacgaTGAAGATCAAGGCGATGAAAATGAAGATGAGAAGGTTCCAGAAAAATCAAGAGCTCTTCGAAAGCGAAAATGTCGATTTAAACGGGTGGGATATAgcgagaagaagaagaagatgcaGATTAAGACAGTTCCTGAAAAAAAGAAGTTCAAAGATTCCCAGCATAGATGGACTGTTGAAAG GTACAAGTTAGCAGAAAAGAACATGTTAAAGATCTTGAAGGAACAAGGGTCAGGACCCGGGAACCCGATTTTACGGCCCGACTTGAGGTCCGAGGCCCGGAAACTGATAGGCGATACCGGGTTATTGGATCATCTGCTTAAGCATATGGCAGGGAAGTTGGCTCCTGGTGGGAAGGAAAGGTTCAGACGCCGGCATAACCCGGAAGGTGCAATGGAGTATTGGCTTGAGAGTGCTGATTTGATCGAGGCCCGGAAACAAGCCGGTGTTGTTGACCCGTATTGGGTTCCGCCTCCGGGCTGGAAACCCGGGGATTGCCCGAACCAAGACCCGGTCTGTGCAATACAGCTAAAGGAACTTAAGGATGAAATTGCTGACATGAAGAG AGAGATGCAAAAGCTGGGATGCAAGGGAAAAGTAACAAATCAGGCATTAATTGATGATCCAATAAGTTTGGATGAATCAATAAAGTCACTAAAG GCATCACAGGCTGAGCTAATGAAGAGGAAAGACCTTATTGAGAAATTTTTGTTGGAAATCTCCGACACCTTTTCTGGAATGGAG GAAGATATAGGGATGCTACAGGAAACAATAGCAGAAGAAAAGGAGGGTGAACATCAGCTCTTTGAAGAAGAAGCAAACAAGGGTAAAACAAATGATGCAGTAAACAAAGATGAAATCTTGGAGGACAAACAGGAACAAGAAATGATCACACAGTCCCAGAAATTAAGGGCACTATCCCTTAAAACATCATCAGAAACTACAGAAAACAAGGAAAACAGGAAACAAACTCTCAAAAGTAGTAGTTTCAGAATCTGTAAACCTCAGGGAACATTTCTTTGGCCTTCTCAAATGgtgtcttcttcttcttctgcaTCTTCCTCACAAGTTTTGGTTCACCTTGAAGATCTTTTAGGGTACCCTACACCACCATCTGTTTCTTCTTCATCCTCTTGTAGGTCACCTAGGGTACCCTACAAGCCACTATCACCGGTTCAAGTGAAAAGGCCAATCGCGTCAAGGGCTGCTCTGACTCTGAACTTCTCTGTTGCTAACATCAGAGGTTCTGCTACAATTGACAGCATTTGTAGTCCTACTGCTACTACTGTTACTGGGTGTAGTAGTGTTCATTCTTTTGTTCCTGATCTCAATGAAATCCCACACTCTTCCTACACTTGA
- the LOC110783313 gene encoding protein DYAD-like isoform X2, translating to MEIEMGSIFKLDRHSNAKLPAALSSIKAVFVNHKSDVDVTVVFPSIQSIESFFKNLGKNGLMQPNLDEHCVMGLNLAKKLLTQNIPFAEFVAQRGNRSFWVHDVHDDDDDDDDGHHQASNGGLEIKWEKRRRTTTYGRAERQKSMSTVLPCELKGKAPMADEEEEEKEDDEDQGDENEDEKVPEKSRALRKRKCRFKRVGYSEKKKKMQIKTVPEKKKFKDSQHRWTVERYKLAEKNMLKILKEQGSGPGNPILRPDLRSEARKLIGDTGLLDHLLKHMAGKLAPGGKERFRRRHNPEGAMEYWLESADLIEARKQAGVVDPYWVPPPGWKPGDCPNQDPVCAIQLKELKDEIADMKREMQKLGCKGKVTNQALIDDPISLDESIKSLKASQAELMKRKDLIEKFLLEISDTFSGMEEDIGMLQETIAEEKEGEHQLFEEEANKGKTNDAVNKDEILEDKQEQEMITQSQKLRALSLKTSSETTENKENRKQTLKSSSFRICKPQGTFLWPSQMVSSSSSASSSQVLVHLEDLLGYPTPPSVSSSSSCRSPRVPYKPLSPVQVKRPIASRAALTLNFSVANIRGSATIDSICSPTATTVTGCSSVHSFVPDLNEIPHSSYT from the exons ATGGAGATTGAAATGGGATCTATTTTCAAGCTTGATCGTCACTCTAACGCTAAACTTCCAGCTGCATTGAGCTCAATCAAAGCTGTTTTC GTGAATCATAAGAGTGATGTTGATGTAACAGTAGTATTTCCGAGTATTCAATCTATTGAAAGTTTCTTCAAAAATCTGGGAAAAAACGGGTTAATGCAGCCAAATTTGGATGAACATTGTGTAATGGGTTTGAATTTGGCTAAGAAATTACTCACCCAGAATATTCCATTTGCTGAATTTGTTGCTCAAAGAGGAAATCGAAGTTTCTGGGTTCATGACGttcatgatgatgatgatgatgacgatgatggcCATCACCAAGCGTCGAATGGTGGGTTGGAAATCAAATGGGAAAAGCGTCGTAGAACTACAACTTACGGAAGAGCAGAGCGTCAAAAATCGATGTCGACCGTACTGCCATGTGAGCTCAAAGGAAAAGCTCCAATGGCggatgaggaagaagaagaaaaagaagacgaTGAAGATCAAGGCGATGAAAATGAAGATGAGAAGGTTCCAGAAAAATCAAGAGCTCTTCGAAAGCGAAAATGTCGATTTAAACGGGTGGGATATAgcgagaagaagaagaagatgcaGATTAAGACAGTTCCTGAAAAAAAGAAGTTCAAAGATTCCCAGCATAGATGGACTGTTGAAAG GTACAAGTTAGCAGAAAAGAACATGTTAAAGATCTTGAAGGAACAAGGGTCAGGACCCGGGAACCCGATTTTACGGCCCGACTTGAGGTCCGAGGCCCGGAAACTGATAGGCGATACCGGGTTATTGGATCATCTGCTTAAGCATATGGCAGGGAAGTTGGCTCCTGGTGGGAAGGAAAGGTTCAGACGCCGGCATAACCCGGAAGGTGCAATGGAGTATTGGCTTGAGAGTGCTGATTTGATCGAGGCCCGGAAACAAGCCGGTGTTGTTGACCCGTATTGGGTTCCGCCTCCGGGCTGGAAACCCGGGGATTGCCCGAACCAAGACCCGGTCTGTGCAATACAGCTAAAGGAACTTAAGGATGAAATTGCTGACATGAAGAG AGAGATGCAAAAGCTGGGATGCAAGGGAAAAGTAACAAATCAGGCATTAATTGATGATCCAATAAGTTTGGATGAATCAATAAAGTCACTAAAG GCATCACAGGCTGAGCTAATGAAGAGGAAAGACCTTATTGAGAAATTTTTGTTGGAAATCTCCGACACCTTTTCTGGAATGGAG GAAGATATAGGGATGCTACAGGAAACAATAGCAGAAGAAAAGGAGGGTGAACATCAGCTCTTTGAAGAAGAAGCAAACAAGGGTAAAACAAATGATGCAGTAAACAAAGATGAAATCTTGGAGGACAAACAGGAACAAGAAATGATCACACAGTCCCAGAAATTAAGGGCACTATCCCTTAAAACATCATCAGAAACTACAGAAAACAAGGAAAACAGGAAACAAACTCTCAAAAGTAGTAGTTTCAGAATCTGTAAACCTCAGGGAACATTTCTTTGGCCTTCTCAAATGgtgtcttcttcttcttctgcaTCTTCCTCACAAGTTTTGGTTCACCTTGAAGATCTTTTAGGGTACCCTACACCACCATCTGTTTCTTCTTCATCCTCTTGTAGGTCACCTAGGGTACCCTACAAGCCACTATCACCGGTTCAAGTGAAAAGGCCAATCGCGTCAAGGGCTGCTCTGACTCTGAACTTCTCTGTTGCTAACATCAGAGGTTCTGCTACAATTGACAGCATTTGTAGTCCTACTGCTACTACTGTTACTGGGTGTAGTAGTGTTCATTCTTTTGTTCCTGATCTCAATGAAATCCCACACTCTTCCTACACTTGA